ACGAGCCGTACCGTCGAGTCGTGCAGCGACCAGTTGACGAGCTTGCCGGTGATCAGCTCCTTGTTCGGCACGATCAGCTCCTTTCGATCGCCGTCGAGGATCGTCGTCGCACGCATCTCGATGCGCGTGACGATGCCGGTGACGTTGTCGATCGTCACCATGTCGCCGATGCGCACCGGGCGCTCGAACAGCAGGATCAGGCCGGAGACGAAGTTGCCGAAGATTTCCTGCAACCCGAAGCCGAGGCCGACCGACACGGCCGCGACGAGCCACTGCACGTGCGACCAGTCGACGCCGAGGTTCGCAAGCGCGAACACCGAGCCGGCAATGAAGACGAGGTAGCGCGTGACTGCCTGGATCGCGTATCGAAGACCGCGGTCCAGGCGGGTCCGCGAAAGCACGGCCAGCTCGAGGAGAGCCGGAAGGTTGCGCGCGCCGAAAATGGCCAGCGAAGCTCCGGCCAGCGCGAACAGCAGGCTGGCTACCGTCACCGGCACCTGGGTCGTGACGACTTCGGTGTGCGCGGCGTCGCCGCTGCCGACGGTGCGCTCGACGCCCGAAGCGACCTGCCACAGCTCGACCTGCTCGAACAGGCGCAGCGCAGGAAACACGTCGACCCACACCGAAAAAAGGCCCGCGAACAGCGCAATGGCGAAGACGACGCGCAAGAGCGCGCGGGTCTGCGACGAGATGCGGGTGACGGCTTCCGTGCCTGTCTCTGCCGCATCGGTCGCACCGGCTACCGCAGCCCCGTCCACGTCGCCCAGCACTTCGTCCGGCGGCGCCTCGGTCTTGGCCTCCAGCCAGCGCAGCACCGCCGCGTTGGCCACGATGAACGCGAGGATCACCAGCGCGCTCAGCCACAGGCACCGCGTCAGCACGAAGGCCGTGTAGTAGTACCCGGAAAGCGCGATGCCGACGACGACGGCCGCGATGGCCGACGGAAGCCACGACGAGCGCCTGAGCAGGGGGCGCATCCATTCGAGATCGGTGCGGCGAAGCACCTGCTCGACGAGGTTGCCGTCGGGAGCGAAGAGGCGATGCGCCGCCACGCCGCCGGCTCCGACCGCGAAGCAGAACGCGCCGCGCCCGAGTGTCTCGCTCCAGCCCTGGTTCGGCTGCGCATCGAGCAGCACCGCGACCGCGAAAGCCGGAAACGCGACGGTCTCGACGAAGACGATCTGGCGGCGCACCAGCGCAAGCGATGCGCGAGGCCAGTCGAGGAACGCCGCGATGGGCCCTTTCTCCCCCGCTCCGCGACGGATCAGCTCGGCGACGAAGAGCGGGAAAGCCAGCGACCCCAGCAGCGTTGCCAGCGCGCTGGAAAAATCGTCGGCGGTTGCCGGTGCAGCACGCAACATCCAGCCCGCCAGCCACACAGCAAAGGGTCCCGGCGCCGCCAGCAGCAGCGCGAGCGTGACCACGAGCAACGGAGCGGGAAGCAGCGACGAACCCGCGGCGCGCGACAGGCACAGCCCCGCGTGCAGGCGCCTCATGCGGCGGCGGTTGGAGACGAGCAGCAGCAGTGCGAGCAGCCCGAGCGACGTCGCGAGCGAATCGTAGCGGGCACTGGCGAGCACGCGCTTGGCGGCGGCTTCGAGGTTGGCCGGATCGACGAGCCAGACCGCCGCGTCGCGCCAGTCGCCGACGTCGCCGATACGGGTGGGCGTCGTGTTCGGGATCCACAGCACGTGCTGGTCGAGGAATGCCTGGTAGTCCTCGAGAAGCGCAACGAGCTGGGTTTCCTTCGCGTCCAGATCCACGAGCGAAGCGAAGTACGTGTTCACGTCGCGGATTAGCGCATCGAGGTAGGTGCGGCGGGTTTTCAGGGCACCTCGTGCCGACGCCTCGATTTTCGCGCGGTCGTCGGCGGCCAGCGACGGCGCCTGGTTGGCCAGGATCGTTTCGACTTCGGCCTCGACGCGCGGCAGGGCCTTCAGCATGTCCTCGAGGTTGAGGCTCTCGAGCTGCACGTCGGAAATTTCTTCGCGACGCGCGCGCAGGTCGGCGCGCGCGCGATCCGGATCGGCAAGCTCGCCCTTTTCCTTGCGCAGCAACAGCCCGATCGCGTCGGTGAGCCCGGCGGCAGCGACTTTCTGGTGCACTCCCTTGGAGCGCTCTTCGAGCTGCTGGAGCTCTTCGCTGACCGCGGCGTTCCTGCGCGCAGCTTCGTCGAGCTTGGCACTGAGGCCGCTGTCGCCCGTTCTTTCGGCGGCAAGCCGCGCGTTCTCGGTCGCCAGCTCGCCGAGCAGCGGATGCACGCGAGCGAGCGAGGCCTGGTCGGCGTTGGCCTCGGCCGCGGCCTGCTCCGCTTCGTGAACGCGCCGCGACGCGAGCGCAGCCTGGATCTCGGATACGCGCGCCGAATACGTTTCGGCCTTGCGCCGCAGCAACTCTCGCCGTGCGGCGAGAAGCTCGCGACGCAGCTCCTGGGTCGCAAGCTCGAGGTCGAGGGCCGCCGCCTGCTCGCCGCTGGCTTTCTGCGTCGCCAGAGCAAGGGCACGCCTGGCGAGCATCGATTCGACCGAACCCGTCGGAAGCGGCGGAAGCGCGATTTCGCCGCCGGTGCTCTCGCGCGCCGCATCGGCGGCGGCCATTTCGGCCGGAAGGCTCTGGCGCCGGTCCGAAAGCTGGGTCTGCTCGGCGTCGACGTCCGCGAGTCCCTTGCGCACGACGTTCAACTTCGCGTCGATCTCGGCCAGAGCGGTCTCCAGTTCGGACTGCGTGTCGTCGCCGGAGACGGGCGGAGTGAGCTGGGCCGGCCACGCCTCGGTTTCCTTGCGCGTGGTCTCCAGCGTCCGGGGCCCGTCGCGCTGCAGCCGTTCGAGCGCAGAAGCCCTCTGCTTCCATTCGCTGGCCAGCTCGAGCTGGTCGATCGCCGAGCCGTAGTCCCTCAGGAGCGCGGCCGTCGCATCGTCGGGCGACAGGTTGGCGGCCTGCAGGTTGCGGATTCTTTCCTGGAGGGACGGGACGGCCAGATCCAGGCCGGCCCCGACGCTGGCGACCACCTGGTCGTCGCGAGTCACGGTCTCGGCGCGCGCCAGGCCCGCGCCGGCAAAAAGAATCGCGGGCAGGGCAAGGCAGGCGCAGGCCAATCGCAGTCGGACTGTCATCAACGGATGCGGTAGGCCGGGAGCAGCCCGGCAAAACCTTCCGCGACGGATTGTTAGCCCAGAAGACCTAAAGAGAGAACTTACGGGGTCCCGTATGAATACCCGCACCGGCCTCCGTCCGCCGGCAGGCGGGACCGGACGCAATTCAAATACCTTGCAGGGTTTCGGTGAAAAACTTCGTGCACGATGCCTTCGAACCCCTTGCTGAGGCTGTTGCGAACGGCAACATTCGGACATCGTGGAGGAATCAATGGCCGCCGTGCGACCCGCAGCGCCGTCGCTGGCAGAGATCCGGCGCCTGCTTTCGAACCCGCTCTGTGATCCGGATTTCATCGAATCCCTGCGCGATGATCCGCGCGACTCCGTCGCCTCGTTGCTGGTGGCAGCCGAGCGGCGCCGCGAGCGCCAGGAAGAAGCGCAGGACCGGACCGACGAAATGCTGGCGATCGAAAAGGAGCTGCAGGCAAGCGGCCGTTTCGTGATCGCCGGCGTCGACGAGGCGGGGATGGGACCGCTGGCCGGGCCGATCGTCGCGGCCGCCGTGATCCTCGGGGATATGGCATCGTTCCGCGGCATCCACGACTCGAAGAACATCGGAGCGGCGCTTCGCGCGAGCCTTGCCGTGCAGATCCGCCGCAAGGCACGCAGCGTTTCGATCGGCATCGCCGACGTCGACGAAATCAACGAGCTGAACGTCTACCACGCGGGCCTTCTGGCCATGCGACGCGCCGTCGAAGGGCTCACGCAGAGGCCGGACCACGCGCTGGTCGATGCACGCCGGATCCCCGACATTGGCATCGAGCAGAGCTCGTACATCCGTGGCGACTCGCGGAGCCTTTCGATCGCCGCTGCGTCGATCATCGCCAAGACCCACCGCGATTCGCTGATGGACGAGCTCGACGTGCGCTTCCCCGGCTACGGGTTCTGCCGGCACAAGGGCTACGCCACGCCGGAGCACCAGTCTGCCCTGAGAAGGCTCGGTCCGAGTGCCGTCCACCGCACGTCCTACGATGCGGTGCAGGAGCTGGTCTCCGGCGGTCGCCAGCTCGACGACTGACCCTTTTCGTCTCTCGTCCTGTCTCCTCTTTTCCTCTTCGTGGGCCGATCCGCACGAGGCTGGACCGCCGCATGGCGCCGGCATAGTTTCCACGCGGCATCGACATACCGCTGCGGAGGACCACGATGACGGAAGGCGACAAGGGACTGGTTCTGGTGACCGGCGCATCGGGATACATCGGCGGTCACGTCACCCGCGAGTTTCTCGAGCACGGCTACCGCGTACGCGGAACGGTGCGCAGCCTGGCCAATCCGAAGAAGGTCGATCACCTGCGCGAGCTCGGCCACGCCTGCGGCGGTCGCCTCGAGCTCGTCGAGGCCGACCTCGACAGGGAAGACGGATGGAGCCTGGCCGTCGCAGGCTGCACCTTCGTCGAACACGTCGCTTCCCCGTTTCCCGCGGCGGCTCCCAAGGACGAAGACGAGCTGATCCGGCCGGCCGTGCAGGGAACGCTGCGCGTGCTCGGTGCCGCCGCCGAATGCCCGTCGGTGCGGCGCGTCGTCATCACGTCGTCGGTGGCCGCCGTCGCTTACGGCCACAGTGACCACGCCGATCGCGTGCTTACCGAAGACGACTGGTCGGTGGCCGAAAACTGCGAGGCTTACCAGAAGAGCAAGACTCTCGCGGAACGATCGGCGTGGGACTTCGTCTCGCGACTGCCCGAATCACGCCACCTGGAGCTCGTCGTCATCAACCCCGGATTCGTCGCCGGTCCGCTGTCGGGGCCGGAAATCGGCACGTCGGGCGAAGTCGTTAGACGCCTGATGAAGCGCGAGCTGCCCGCCTGCCCGGAGATCGGCTGGGCCGTCGTCGACGTGCGCGACGTCGCGATCGCCCATCGCCTTGCGACCGAGACGCCCGGCGCGGCCGGCAACCGTTTCATCGCCGCCGGCGACCACATGTGGATGCAGGACATCGGCAAGCTGCTTGCGCACGAATTCAACGCGCAGGGATACAAACCGCCGACGGGGCATCTGCCCTACCCGCTGCTATGGCTCGCGTCGCGCTTCGACTCGAGCATCCGCCTCGTGCTCCAGTACGTCGGCAAGCGCGAGAGAGTCTCGCACGAAAAAGCCGCGCGAATGCTCGGATGGCAGCCACGCCCGGTACGCGAGACGTTCGTCGACATGGCGCGCAGCATGATCGACAAGGGATTGATCCCGGCGCCGCGATGAAGAGGGGACAGGCGCCAGCTCGCTGGTGCCTGTCCCCATCCGTTGTCGCACCGGTCAGAACCCGGTGAATCTCTGGTGGACGAGCTCGGCGTTCTGCCCGACGTCGATCGAGAACGCCGTCGTTCCTCCACCGAGAAGCGCGCCCGTCCACGTCGTGCCCGCGACCAGCTTCACGCGCGCATCCGGGCAGAAGATCGTGCCCGCGCCCACGTTGTTCTGGCCGATTTCACATTTCGACAGCCCGCTACCCCTGCCGTAGATCAGCAGGTGGTCGGCCGTCAGGCCGTTCGTGAGGTTCCACTGCCAGCCGATGTTCGTGTTGAGGGAGTTCTGCACTCGCAGGATCATCACGGACGCGGAATTGCCTCCGCCGTCGAGGTTCAGCGTGACGCCGGTGCCACCGGTGATGTTGTCCACGTCGATCACCGACAGGCCGCCGGCGTGCACGACGGTGATCGTGGCCGTCGCGCTGGCCGGCAGGGTCGACAGCGTCGGCCCGAGGTCGGCGTCCGCGCTCAGCATGTCGAGAAGACCGGCCACGCTCGTCGAGATCGCGAGCTGGGCCTGGGCACACTGGTCGATGCGCGCGTCGTTGCCCGTCGTGTCGTAGACGGTCGGCGCCGGGGTCTTGGCCTGGATCGTACCGGCAGGCACCGACGTCACCGACGTTCCGGGAAGAATTTCGCCGGACAATCCTTCGACCAGCGCATCGTTGGTCAGGACGTCCGCCCCGTCGATGTTCGCGGTGGCATCGAAGGTTGCCGCGGGATTGGCCGCATCGCCCTGCTCGAGAACGATGTCCCCGGTCATGACCGAGGACTGGCCCCAGGTGCCGAGGTCTCCGCACCAGTCTCCGCTCGAGCTGGCGCCCTGCTCGAGGAACAGCGCACGGCTGCCGCCGGTGCCGTCGGTGGGATTGCCGACGACGGCCCAGTGGCAGGCCGCGCCGGTGACGACGTACGAGGTGGCCGTGCAGACGCCGGACTGGCAGTCGGAGCCGTTCGTGCACTCGTCGCCGTCGTCGCAGGACGTTCCTTCGTGGGCCGGAAGCTGCGAGCAGGTGCCGGCGCCGTCGCACTGGGGAGACAGGCAGGCGCCTCCGGGCACGCCGGGGCAGGTGCTGCCCAGGGCCTCGAAGGTGCACGAGGCGCTGCAGCAATCGCCGCTCACGTTGTTGCCGTCGTCGCACTGCTCGGTGCCGCTCACGTGGCCGTTGCCGCAGATCGTGCAGCTGTTCGTGCATCCGTCGGCGTCGTTGTTGTTGCCGTCGTCACACTCTTCGCCTGGATCGGTGACGCCGTCGCCGCAGTTCGGCAGCTTGCAGTCGGTGCGGCAGGCGCCGGGCGTGGTGTTGCTGTTGTCCGGCCCGTTGTCGCACTGCTCGGTGCCGTTGTTGTTGACGACGCCGTCCCCGCAGAACTCGCTGGCGCAGAACGCGGTGCAACCGTCGCCGCTGACGTGGTTGCTGTCGTCGCATTCCTCGCCGGCCTCGAGCACGCCGTTGCCGCACTCGGGACAGCTCGTGTTGGAGATGCCGTCGTCGAAAAGGTCGCAGTCGCGTGCAAGGCCGTACGCGAAATTGAAGATGCGGCAGATGCGGCACTTCATGCGGCCCTTGCTGCACGTCGAAATTCCGGCCGCGTCCATGCCGTCCCCGTACACGCTGCAGACCGGTGTCAGGCCGGGGAACATCGCCGCGAGGCTGCCGGCCGGGCACTTGCTCACGAGCTTGGACTGCACGAGCGACACGGATTTGGCAATGCGGCCGCGTGTGTCGGCGACGATCGCGTCCAGGCACGCGGCGAAGCCCGCATTGCTGATGATCGACCCGTCGCGCAGCCCGTTCTTCAGGCAGTCTTCGACCGCGCGGTGCATCGAGTCCTCGAGCTTCCTCCATGTCGCCGGAAGCGTGGACGAGCAGCGCCCCGAGGGGTCGCTCGCGGCGCTGCCGGCCAGCGCCGTATCGAGATCCAGGTCGAAGGCGTCCACCGACAGCGCGCGGTTGTCGTTTTCGTAGCTGTCGGAAGTCGTCGACGGATCGGTGAAGCCGAAGTCGGGCGGCGTCGAGCAGAAGTCGGTAGCGGCCGCATCGACCTTGGACCTGGCCTTGGCGATCTTTCCCTGGATGTCGTCCGCTTCACAATCGTCCGCCGTCTGTCCCGACGGAAGAGTTCCGGTGGCGCCCTTGTGGACGCACTGGGAGATCTGTTTCAGCACGGTACCCGAGATCTTTCGCGCCGACTTGACGACTTTCTCCAGGCAGGCCTGCTGGGCCTTGCTCTGCACCTGGGCCGGAGCCGGTGTCGCGGCCGACAAGGCCAGCGCCACGAAAATCGAGGCGAAGCGGATGCTTTTCATGTGTCCCCCAAAGACGAGCCGCCGCAGCACGGCGTCGCGGCGTCGTTCCCATCGAGACTAGCGTCCCAAGGGACGGCGGAGCAAGACGGTGGGTGCAGGGGCCGGATGCAAAGCGATCTGCGCGGCCGGCACGGCAGGTGCGACCCCTGACCGGCCGTAAAATTTCCTAGGAAGTCGTAAGTCTGAACGTGGCGCTGTCCGCATCAGCTTTTTGCGGCATTTTGCGGCTGGCGGACAGCGTTTCTCCTGTTGCACTGGCAAGGCCATCCGGGCCATAAGTCCTGTGGGGACGCGCCGTGTTCGGCGGCGCGGTCCGTGCCGGGCAAGACGGCTGCGCAAGCTCCGATCCTTGCCGGCGAGCCAGGCTGGACGAGGGGGGCCGACCGTCGCCGCGGCCGAAACGAGGGGAATGCTTCATGACTAGCAAACGGATCGGCGGCTTTGCGGCCGTGCTGTTCCCGATGATGCTGGCGCTGGCCTCACCGGCCGGCGCGACCAACGGCCAGAACTGCGGCTACCAGCAGATCTCCTGCGGCGACGTGAGCTGCTGCGGCGTCACCAATGGCGACGGCATGTCGATTCCCGACAACCACGTCGAGTGCTGGGGTAAGAACGATGCGCCCGACTTCGTCTCGACGCCGCCGCGTGCCTGCTCCGGCGCTCCCGCGACGACGTGCACCACCAACACCGACTGCTCGGCTCCAGGCGCCGGCACCTGCCTGACCATCAGCGTTTCGCAGGTAAGTGCGGGAAACTTCCAGAGCTGCGCCCTCAAGCCGACCGGCGGGATCCAGTGCTGGGGCAACAACAGTTACGACCAGATCACCAACACACCGACCGCGACGACGTTCACCCAGGTTTCTTCCGGCGCCGACTTCATCTGCGCGCTTCACGCCAACCGCACGGTCGAGTGCTGGGGCAACCCCGCCAACAGCGCTTCGTTTCCACCGGGCGGGAACTTCACTTCGATCGCCGCGGGAGAGTTCGACGCGTGCGGCGTGCACGACGACGGCACCATCCAGTGCTGGGGCCTGGATTCCGGCGGATCGATTTCCAACACGCCGACCGCCAGCGATTTCACCCAGGTCACGACCAGCAACGACCATGCCTGCGCGCTGCACAGCACCGGCGTCGTCGAGTGCTGGGGCGACGATTTGGACGGCGAAACCGTCGTGCCGCCAGGTACGTACAAGTCGGTGAGCACCGGCGAGGCGCATACCTGCGCGATCAAGAGCGACAACACGCTGGCGTGCTGGGGACGCAATGCCGACCTGGAATCGACTCCACCGTCCGGCCCGTTCCTGGCGCTCACGGCCGGCACCTACAACAACTGCGCGCTGCACCAGGACGACTCCGTCGTCTGCTGGGGCGACAACAACGACGGCCAGTCCACTCCGTATTCGCCGGCCGCGACCTGCGCCGTCTGCGGCAACAACATGGTTGAATCCGGCGAGGACTGCGATCCGCCCACCGGCGCCTGCTGCAACCCGGCCAACTGCCGATTCTACTCCGCCGGCGCTCACGTCTGTCGCGCGGCCACGGCCGGCTGCGATCCTGCCGAGCTCTGCACGGGCACCAGCACTGCCTGCCCGGCCGATACCGGAGCCGCGCCGATCAACACCGTGTGCCGAGCAGCCGGCGGATCCTGCGACACCGCCGAAGTGTGCAACGGCACCAGCCTCAATTGTCCGTCGGATACGGGGATCCTGCCGAACACGACGGTTTGCCGTCCTTCCGGCGGTGTCTGCGACATCGCGGAGAACTGCGACGGAACCCACGCCGCGTGCCCGGCCAACACGTTCAAGAGCGCGGCGACGCTGTGTCGCGCGTCTGCCGGAGTCTGCGACAACGCGGAGAACTGCACGGGCAGCACCGCCGCGTGTCCGGCCGACGGCTTCCAGGCCTCGACCGTCGCCTGCCGTCCCGGAAACGGCGTCTGCGACATCACCGAAAACTGCACGGGCAGCACCGCCGCCTGTCCGGCCGACGGCGTCCAGCCGACCAGCTTCGTCTGCCGCGCCGCCGGCGGCGTCTGCGACGGAGCCGAGAGCTGCGACGGCACCGGCAAAACCTGCCCCGCCAACGTCCTGAGTCCCGCGGGCACGATCTGCCGCCCGTCCACCGGTGGCTGCGATCCGGCCGAGACCTGCACCGGGCTGTCGACCATCTGCCCGATCGACCAGCTCGCGACGTCCGGAACCACCTGCCGCGGCGCAGCCGGATCCTGCGACAACGTCGAGGTCTGCTCGGGCTCGACTGCCGCCTGCCCCACGGATCAGTTCAAGCCGTCGACGACAACGTGCCGTGCGGCCGCCGGCACCTGCGACGTAGCCGAGAAATGCACCGGAGGCGCCGCGGCCTGTCCGGCCAACGCCTTCGCGGCGACGACCGTGGCGTGCAACGACAACCTGTTCTGCAACGGCACCGATCACTGCGACGGCAGCGGCGGTTGCAACGTGCACTCGGGCGACCCGTGTCCGGGCCCCAACGGGAACGCCAACTGCGTGGAGAGCTGCAGCGAGGCGAACGACAACTGCCTCGCCAACGATCCGAACGGCAGCGCCTGCTCCACCGGCGCGCTGTGCACCAGCGGCCAGACCTGCCAGAGCGGAACGTGCCAGGGCGGAGTGCCGAAAGACTGCGACGACGGCAACATCTGCACCGAGGACACCTGCGACAACAGCCAGGGCTGCTTGCATGGTCCGGCAGTCGCCAACACGTGCCTGACGGCCGGCAAGACGCAGATCGCGATCAAGACGGATCCGCCGCTGCTCAAGTGGCAGTGGAAGAAAGGCGACATGGTTGCGCCCGACCTGCTCGGACAACCCGACCAGACCACCGACTACGCGCTGTGCATCTTCGACCAGCACGGCGGAGTCACCACGCTCGTCGGGTCCTACGAAATCCCGGCCGGAACCGCGGGATGGAAGGTCAAGCCGGGCAAGCTCAAGTTCGTCAACAAGGACGCTGCGCCTGACGGAATCTACCTGCTCAAGGGCAAGGCCGGTGACGCCGGGGCGACGGGCATGGGAGTCAAGGGAGGAGGGACGATCACGCTGCCCACTCCTGCGTCGGCCGACCTGTATTTCTGGCACCAGCCGAGCCTGATCGCGCAGCTGCGCAACAGCGAAGGCGCGTGCTGGATCACCGAGTTCGCCGATATCGATTTCAAGAAGAACGAAGGCGACAAGGTGAAGGCCGTCAAATAGCGGCGACGATCGAAACGACGAAGATCGCTTTTGCCGAAGAGGATCTCGCCGATCTTCGGCGCAGGCTGGCGAGCGCGCGTTTTCCCGAATCCAGCCCGGAACCGGGATGGACCTCCGGCATCGATCTGGCGTGGCTGCGCGGGCTTCTCGCTTACTGGAAAGACGGATTCGACTGGCGCGCTGTCGAAGCGCGCCTCAATGCGTGGCCGCATCGCTTCGTCGAAGCCGGCCCGCTCCGCGTGCACGCGCTCGAGGCGCGATCCCGGCATGCCGATGCCCTGCCGCTGCTGATGATTCACGGCTGGCCGGGCTCGGTGCTCGAGTTCCTCGATGTGCTCGGTCCTCTCACCGATCCTGTCGCGCACGGCGGCGACGCGCGCGACGCGTTTCACGTCATCGCCCCGTCGATTCCCGGCTACGGGCTTTCCGAGGCGCCGCGCGAAGAGGGTTTCGACATCAAGGCGGTCGGCGAAACGATGGCCGCGGTGATGCACGCGCTCGGCTATGAACGCTACGGCGTGCAGGGCGGAGACTGGGGCGCGATCGCAGCGCCGTACGCCGCCGTGTTCGATCCCCGCGCCTGCATCGGGATTCACCTCAACATGGTGCTGGTACCTCGGCCGCCCGGCGGCGGCCCCGAGCTGACGCCGCGAGAGAAGGCGGCGATCGACGCGGCACGCCTCTACATGCAGACGGGAACCGCGTACCAGCGCGTGCAGGGCCTGGAACCGGGACTGATCGGCATCGCGCTCGACGACTCGCCGGCAGCGCTGTGCGCGTGGATCGTCTCGAAGATGCGTGCCTGGAGCGACTGCGGCGGAGACGTCGAATCCCGCTTCACTCGTGACGAGATTCTCGCCAACGTCACGTGGTACTGGCTCACGCGCAGCGCCGCCAGCTCGGTGCGCCTGTATCACGAGTCGATCAAGAGCGGCCGCTTTCGCGGCAACGATTCGCGCGTCGAGACGCCCACCGGCTGCGCGATCTTTCCGCGCGAAATCTTCTGTCCGCCGCGCTCCTGGGTGGAGCGCATCTACAACGTCACGCGATGGACGGAGATGAAGTCGGGCGGGCATTTCGCAGCGATGGAAGAACCGCAGGCGCTCGTCGACGACGTGCGCGCCTTCTTCCGCCCACTGCGGCAGAGTTGAGCCGGGAGCTCTCCGCGGCGCTCACGATCGGCGAGCTCCATCCGTTTCCAGCCCCGCGATCAGAATGTCGAGACCTTGCGCGAACTCGCGCTCCGGACTGCTGCGCCTGGCTGCGGTTGCGATCTCGACGAGGCCCGCGAAGCGCTGCTTCGGAAGGGCTCGCATGCGCTCGATCACTTCTGCGGAAGGCTCGCCGGCGCGCAGCGCCAGCGGTCCGGCCAGTTCCACCTGCGCAAAACCCATCACCATCGCGGTGACGGCGCGAAACGCGACGAGCAGGCGCTGACGCGACCTTCGGCTGCGCGCCAGCGCAGCCAGCAGCGCTTCGGACAATTCAAGGGTCCCTCGCGACCGGCTCCGGCGCACGAGGATCAGCGGGATCGCGGCCGGATGGGCGCGCACGGCTCTCCACATCGCGGTCGCAAGGTCTCTTACCTCGTCCTGCCAGCGCTCGCGTGCGCGCGACGGCCGCCGAACGCCGGTCAGCACCGCATCGACGACGAGCGCTTCGAGATCGGCACGATCCTCGACGTGGTTGTAGAGCGTCATCGGCGCGGTACCGACGGCGTCGGCCAGCGCTCGCATCGTCAGGCCCTCGAGCCCGTGCGCATCGACGAGCGCGAGCGCCGCCGACTGCAGCCGCTCACGCGAGATCTTCGGTGGTCGTCCCATGGCCTGGCCGGCGTTGCCGTCCTCCCCTCTTGATCTTGACCCTCTTGATCTTGACCCGGGCTTCATTTACGTACACCGTACGTTTATTGCAAACGCGGGAACCTGCGTTTCCCGCCGCGACCATGCTTTCCCGAAAGGAGAACCCGATGGCCGGATCGTCGCTGTGCCTGCTTGCCGTTACCCTCGTCGCGCTCCCCGGGGCGCGCTGGCTGTACCTGATGCGCCGCGTACGCATCCCGAAAGACCGCAGGCTGTTCCTCGCGAGCAATGCAGCCGCGGCCGTGTGCGGCATCGCCGCACTTGCCACGGATGCGAGTCCTTTCACGAAGGCGGGTGCCGGCGTGGCTGTCGTCGCTGCACTGGCGTTCCTCGCGCTCAACGCGGCGAGCGGACAGGCGCGGGGCGAACCCGCCGTCCGCGTCGGCGACGCGATGCTCGAGTTCGACTCTTGCGACGACGACGGCCGGCCGTTCTCGACGACGCTCCTTGGCGGCCGTCCTTACGTCGTCAAGTTCTTCCGCGGCCACTGGTGCCCCTATTGCGTGGCCGAGCTCGCGCGCTGGAAGGAAATGCAGCCGCTGCTCGACCGCTTCGACGTCGCGGTCGTCACCGTCTGCGCGGATACGGCGGACAAGATTCGCTCCGGACGCCACAGGCATGGCCTTGGTGCCATCATGCTCGCCGACCCGGATCTTCGCGTGACCGACCTGTTCGGCCTGCGCAACCCGCGCGGCTTCGCTCTGAAGTCGGGGATCATCGTCCCGCTGCCGATCCCGACGACGATCCTCGTCGACGCTCGCGGGATCGTGCGCTGGATCGACCAGGCCGACGACTACATGACCAGATCGGAGCCGTCGCGCGTGATGGAGGCGCTCGGCGAAGCCCTCGGCGCACCCACCCCGCGCGGCCCCCGCGGCCGCACAGAAGCCGGCACTGTGTCCGCCGACGCTCCGGTGCCGCTAAGTGCCTGAGCCGCCACGCGGGCGCACTCGCCCGTCATCGCGAGGCGATTATGCTCTACTTGACACCAGCCGGAATCGGGGCTATAAGTAGGGCATGACGTACAAGCAGCTAGAGAAACGCTTCCCCACCGAAGAAGCCTGTCTCGACTATCTTGTCTCGATGC
This region of Candidatus Binatia bacterium genomic DNA includes:
- a CDS encoding DUF4215 domain-containing protein encodes the protein MKSIRFASIFVALALSAATPAPAQVQSKAQQACLEKVVKSARKISGTVLKQISQCVHKGATGTLPSGQTADDCEADDIQGKIAKARSKVDAAATDFCSTPPDFGFTDPSTTSDSYENDNRALSVDAFDLDLDTALAGSAASDPSGRCSSTLPATWRKLEDSMHRAVEDCLKNGLRDGSIISNAGFAACLDAIVADTRGRIAKSVSLVQSKLVSKCPAGSLAAMFPGLTPVCSVYGDGMDAAGISTCSKGRMKCRICRIFNFAYGLARDCDLFDDGISNTSCPECGNGVLEAGEECDDSNHVSGDGCTAFCASEFCGDGVVNNNGTEQCDNGPDNSNTTPGACRTDCKLPNCGDGVTDPGEECDDGNNNDADGCTNSCTICGNGHVSGTEQCDDGNNVSGDCCSASCTFEALGSTCPGVPGGACLSPQCDGAGTCSQLPAHEGTSCDDGDECTNGSDCQSGVCTATSYVVTGAACHWAVVGNPTDGTGGSRALFLEQGASSSGDWCGDLGTWGQSSVMTGDIVLEQGDAANPAATFDATANIDGADVLTNDALVEGLSGEILPGTSVTSVPAGTIQAKTPAPTVYDTTGNDARIDQCAQAQLAISTSVAGLLDMLSADADLGPTLSTLPASATATITVVHAGGLSVIDVDNITGGTGVTLNLDGGGNSASVMILRVQNSLNTNIGWQWNLTNGLTADHLLIYGRGSGLSKCEIGQNNVGAGTIFCPDARVKLVAGTTWTGALLGGGTTAFSIDVGQNAELVHQRFTGF
- a CDS encoding alpha/beta fold hydrolase yields the protein MLDHRVRRYRFQEERRRQGEGRQIAATIETTKIAFAEEDLADLRRRLASARFPESSPEPGWTSGIDLAWLRGLLAYWKDGFDWRAVEARLNAWPHRFVEAGPLRVHALEARSRHADALPLLMIHGWPGSVLEFLDVLGPLTDPVAHGGDARDAFHVIAPSIPGYGLSEAPREEGFDIKAVGETMAAVMHALGYERYGVQGGDWGAIAAPYAAVFDPRACIGIHLNMVLVPRPPGGGPELTPREKAAIDAARLYMQTGTAYQRVQGLEPGLIGIALDDSPAALCAWIVSKMRAWSDCGGDVESRFTRDEILANVTWYWLTRSAASSVRLYHESIKSGRFRGNDSRVETPTGCAIFPREIFCPPRSWVERIYNVTRWTEMKSGGHFAAMEEPQALVDDVRAFFRPLRQS
- a CDS encoding TetR/AcrR family transcriptional regulator C-terminal domain-containing protein gives rise to the protein MGRPPKISRERLQSAALALVDAHGLEGLTMRALADAVGTAPMTLYNHVEDRADLEALVVDAVLTGVRRPSRARERWQDEVRDLATAMWRAVRAHPAAIPLILVRRSRSRGTLELSEALLAALARSRRSRQRLLVAFRAVTAMVMGFAQVELAGPLALRAGEPSAEVIERMRALPKQRFAGLVEIATAARRSSPEREFAQGLDILIAGLETDGARRS
- a CDS encoding peroxiredoxin family protein; protein product: MAGSSLCLLAVTLVALPGARWLYLMRRVRIPKDRRLFLASNAAAAVCGIAALATDASPFTKAGAGVAVVAALAFLALNAASGQARGEPAVRVGDAMLEFDSCDDDGRPFSTTLLGGRPYVVKFFRGHWCPYCVAELARWKEMQPLLDRFDVAVVTVCADTADKIRSGRHRHGLGAIMLADPDLRVTDLFGLRNPRGFALKSGIIVPLPIPTTILVDARGIVRWIDQADDYMTRSEPSRVMEALGEALGAPTPRGPRGRTEAGTVSADAPVPLSA